A part of Candidatus Methylacidiphilales bacterium genomic DNA contains:
- a CDS encoding heme-binding protein → MNHPFLVLQKSSVSLLLCLFAALLSSLQAVEEQPYTLIKKYGPLEIRNYPSANLAQIQVQGESYRSILNQGFRSLASYIFGKNQAQQKIAMTAPVIYTPAPDSASSPAHAGTMAFVMPQHLSFEALPKPDSSSIILSRTRPVTVAHLSFGGFLQFAGYRTFAKKEKELMKLLEDHRLTPRGPIQHHYYTDPFNPFPRYAISTEILPP, encoded by the coding sequence ATGAATCACCCATTTTTAGTTCTTCAAAAAAGCTCAGTAAGCTTACTACTTTGTCTCTTTGCAGCTCTCCTCTCATCACTACAAGCAGTAGAAGAGCAACCCTACACCCTCATCAAAAAATACGGACCATTGGAAATCCGCAATTATCCCTCAGCCAACCTCGCGCAAATTCAAGTCCAAGGTGAATCCTACCGTTCCATACTAAACCAAGGATTCCGTTCTCTTGCCTCATATATTTTTGGGAAGAACCAAGCCCAGCAAAAAATCGCCATGACCGCTCCCGTCATTTACACTCCCGCCCCTGATTCAGCTTCTTCCCCTGCTCATGCAGGAACAATGGCCTTTGTGATGCCTCAACACCTTTCCTTTGAAGCTTTGCCTAAACCCGATAGCTCATCCATCATTCTCTCACGGACACGACCCGTTACTGTGGCACATCTATCGTTTGGTGGGTTTTTACAATTTGCGGGCTACCGCACCTTTGCCAAAAAAGAAAAAGAACTCATGAAACTTCTCGAAGACCATCGCCTTACCCCTAGGGGTCCTATTCAGCATCACTATTACACAGATCCCTTTAATCCGTTTCCGAGATACGCCATTTCAACGGAGATTCTTCCACCTTAA
- a CDS encoding MFS transporter — translation MAYRSCLWRLLFAQTQVAFNDNAAKMLLMALAAAVLPNEEQKQLATTLMAALLVVPTILLSPFAGWLADRYSKSHVLNWSLIGQIIAMGWLLAAVWTHHLDWAIAGFGLLAVQVAIFSPAKMGILKEIVGSERLIRAVGWMEMLTITAILLGGFAGGWLFDVLTHHANKQAWVGALWGMLILSAGALLAWWVFIQVRFTEARAPQEKFRASLFWEHFEQLRRLWSRRDFRLAALGVAYFFALGNLLFLILWQECREYHSENVTGAGTMIGVLLCCLGSGLVIGCLWAGYICRKMLELGLVAVGAVGVVGGLVAVSLATIDSLSIHLALIAVGLFGAFIIVPLNTYLQDRAGEEERGRIMAASNLLTSLIGVATIALQYFMAITLKWDGTTQVMALVPISVGVAYYVVGLLPEGVLRLIAIMLGKIFYRIEVFGLERIPSNGALLICNHVSYVDAIILGLAIRKRIRFIAFEWFHKQPILGLLLRIFGVLSISPQHSKEAIRTATDALRRGELVAIFPEGQLTRIGLLLRLERGFELIARRSGKPVIPVTIDSLWGSIFSFKGGRYFWKWPHRLPYHVRVHIGEPLAAQQATAEEARWAMMDGDQAAFSKRPELNGHLAWRCFKGLIKHSLLEIIIDRTNPEQVRRLKAGTFLALAIALSKRWKKLLKGENRVGVVLPPGIGGHATNLALQFLNIVPVNLNYTMGKTAATSCIRRSGIRTIITAEALKKRFPEFPWNDENLYRCLDISEEIKACGKKQVLKWLVLAHLFRSTLGYLLGIPRHGGQKEAGLLFTSGSVGEPKGVPLTHRNIIANIEQIAHVNVIQKTDKVLACLPIFHSFGFTVTLWYPLACGVPIVTLPSPLDTKAIAEAVKEEKITLLISTPTFLRGHLKRTPHESFKSLRAVITGAEKLPSDLARAFENKFNIKIYEGYGLTETSPVVSVNLPDPPKNIDADQPQEGSRKGSVGRLLPGITARIVDSDTGKFLGFDQTGILWLKGANVFNGYFQDPERTETVFHDGWFITGDIARLDKDGFLFIEGRISRFSKIAGEMVPHGTIEDALHRLYPAVNEDSAVEFAIVSLPDEEKGEALILVTTRELNWDEMRHRLHTEAGLPNLWIPRRVKLVDKIPVLASGKLDLAGLKKLVMEN, via the coding sequence ATGGCTTATCGCAGTTGTCTTTGGCGCTTGCTTTTTGCGCAGACACAAGTCGCCTTCAATGACAACGCTGCTAAGATGTTGCTTATGGCCCTTGCGGCCGCCGTCCTTCCCAACGAAGAACAAAAGCAACTTGCTACGACCTTAATGGCCGCGCTCCTTGTTGTGCCGACAATTCTACTAAGCCCGTTTGCGGGTTGGTTGGCGGATCGATATTCAAAAAGCCATGTATTAAACTGGTCTCTGATCGGCCAAATCATTGCAATGGGATGGCTTTTAGCCGCCGTCTGGACCCATCATTTAGATTGGGCGATAGCAGGATTTGGATTGCTTGCGGTGCAAGTAGCCATTTTTTCTCCCGCTAAGATGGGCATCCTCAAGGAAATTGTCGGATCCGAGCGTCTCATCCGCGCTGTGGGATGGATGGAGATGCTAACCATCACTGCAATTTTACTCGGCGGCTTCGCAGGAGGATGGCTGTTCGACGTTCTCACTCATCACGCCAACAAACAGGCATGGGTGGGTGCTTTATGGGGCATGTTAATTCTATCTGCAGGAGCCCTGCTTGCGTGGTGGGTTTTTATTCAAGTCCGTTTTACGGAGGCACGCGCTCCTCAGGAAAAATTCAGAGCCTCTCTTTTTTGGGAACACTTTGAACAACTTCGTCGCCTCTGGTCGAGACGTGATTTCCGACTTGCTGCGTTAGGCGTAGCCTATTTTTTCGCGCTTGGGAATCTGCTCTTTTTAATCTTGTGGCAGGAGTGCCGTGAGTATCACTCTGAAAATGTAACGGGCGCCGGCACGATGATCGGCGTGCTGCTCTGCTGCCTAGGCAGTGGATTGGTGATCGGTTGCCTGTGGGCTGGATATATTTGTCGCAAGATGCTCGAGCTCGGCCTCGTCGCAGTCGGAGCAGTTGGAGTGGTCGGTGGATTGGTGGCAGTCAGCTTAGCGACGATAGACAGTTTATCTATTCATCTTGCTTTAATAGCAGTCGGACTATTTGGCGCATTCATCATTGTGCCTTTGAACACTTACCTTCAAGACCGTGCGGGTGAGGAGGAGCGCGGACGCATCATGGCAGCTAGTAATCTCCTCACTAGCCTCATCGGAGTAGCGACTATCGCTTTACAATATTTCATGGCAATCACTTTGAAATGGGACGGCACAACACAGGTAATGGCCTTAGTGCCTATTAGTGTTGGTGTGGCCTACTATGTTGTTGGATTGCTTCCTGAGGGTGTGTTGAGACTTATTGCGATCATGTTGGGCAAAATTTTTTACCGAATAGAAGTTTTCGGGCTCGAACGCATCCCTTCAAATGGTGCTTTGTTAATATGCAACCATGTGAGTTATGTGGATGCAATCATACTGGGATTAGCTATTCGCAAGCGCATACGTTTTATAGCGTTTGAATGGTTTCATAAACAGCCCATCTTGGGCCTGCTACTTAGGATATTTGGTGTGCTTTCTATTTCTCCACAGCACTCAAAAGAGGCGATTCGCACAGCTACAGATGCCTTACGTCGAGGCGAGTTAGTCGCGATATTCCCTGAAGGACAACTCACACGCATCGGCCTTTTATTGAGGCTCGAGCGCGGTTTTGAACTTATCGCTCGGCGAAGCGGGAAACCTGTCATCCCCGTTACAATCGATTCGTTATGGGGATCAATTTTTTCATTTAAAGGTGGGCGATATTTCTGGAAATGGCCCCACCGTTTGCCGTATCATGTGCGGGTGCATATCGGTGAGCCGTTAGCAGCCCAGCAAGCAACAGCAGAAGAAGCGCGATGGGCTATGATGGATGGTGACCAAGCCGCCTTCTCCAAGCGTCCAGAGCTTAATGGGCATTTAGCATGGAGATGTTTCAAAGGCTTAATCAAACACAGCCTCCTTGAAATTATCATAGACCGCACAAACCCCGAACAGGTGCGTCGTTTGAAAGCCGGAACCTTCCTTGCCTTGGCTATCGCTCTATCCAAGCGTTGGAAAAAACTCCTAAAAGGAGAGAATCGCGTCGGAGTGGTGTTGCCTCCCGGTATCGGCGGTCATGCGACAAATTTAGCCCTTCAGTTCTTAAATATTGTGCCAGTCAACTTGAATTACACAATGGGCAAAACGGCTGCTACATCGTGTATCCGACGATCGGGAATCCGCACGATAATTACTGCCGAAGCTCTTAAAAAGCGCTTCCCTGAGTTTCCTTGGAACGACGAAAACCTTTACCGTTGTCTTGATATCTCCGAAGAAATCAAGGCTTGCGGCAAAAAACAAGTTTTGAAATGGCTTGTTTTGGCTCATCTGTTTAGATCTACACTCGGTTACCTACTAGGTATCCCGCGCCATGGCGGCCAAAAAGAAGCGGGGTTGCTCTTCACAAGCGGCAGTGTCGGAGAACCCAAAGGCGTGCCGCTGACTCATCGAAATATCATCGCAAACATCGAGCAGATCGCACACGTGAATGTCATTCAGAAAACGGATAAAGTTTTGGCCTGCCTACCGATCTTCCACAGTTTCGGTTTCACCGTTACACTTTGGTATCCTCTTGCTTGCGGCGTCCCGATCGTTACATTGCCTTCACCGCTTGATACAAAGGCCATCGCCGAGGCAGTCAAAGAAGAAAAAATCACCTTACTCATAAGCACGCCTACATTCTTGAGAGGTCATTTGAAACGGACACCCCACGAATCCTTCAAGTCGTTGCGAGCAGTAATCACAGGCGCTGAAAAATTGCCATCAGATCTAGCTCGGGCGTTTGAAAACAAATTTAATATCAAGATCTACGAAGGATATGGTCTTACTGAGACAAGCCCAGTCGTGAGCGTTAATCTTCCCGATCCTCCCAAAAACATTGATGCAGACCAGCCGCAAGAGGGTTCAAGAAAAGGAAGCGTAGGCCGACTGCTGCCAGGCATCACGGCTAGGATCGTAGATTCAGACACTGGCAAATTCCTTGGCTTTGATCAGACAGGCATACTCTGGCTAAAAGGTGCGAATGTCTTTAACGGATACTTTCAAGACCCAGAACGAACTGAAACGGTATTTCACGATGGATGGTTTATCACAGGAGATATAGCACGATTGGATAAAGATGGATTTTTATTTATTGAAGGACGCATTTCACGCTTTTCAAAAATAGCCGGAGAAATGGTGCCTCATGGAACGATCGAGGATGCGCTACACCGCTTGTATCCTGCGGTAAATGAAGACTCAGCAGTTGAGTTTGCCATCGTCAGCCTTCCCGATGAAGAAAAAGGAGAAGCCTTGATTCTCGTGACCACCCGTGAACTCAACTGGGACGAGATGCGCCACCGTTTACATACTGAAGCAGGGCTTCCTAACCTCTGGATCCCTCGCCGTGTCAAATTGGTGGATAAGATTCCTGTTCTTGCTTCAGGAAAACTTGACTTAGCGGGACTCAAGAAGCTCGTTATGGAAAATTGA
- a CDS encoding TonB-dependent receptor, producing the protein MNKTLIYLSLTLAVFSNLVHAQSHGSNVQPLPAITVVGKRETNALSLPLPADENGKIYQGKKTTLSRIDKLPRIAASQQRQVFSQTPGLVVSEVMNRGIVNLTYRGIGDPHEAQDMLLFQDGIPIQHSLHGYATMYYTTPSQLIKGVEFIRGGSSLLYGPQPGPTVNYILDTPSLKSAAADHGSDPKQIVSRSPLTKSDRGYITEFIFGSYDQISSFNKVTFSGEKSAGFGSFLYEKSDGSRSNGDYEIHGGTAKLQWRPYEDSLLTFGLDIYEAEVGEPGRLTLAEYNANRKLTRTRFDRLKWNRFVGAIQLEQTLSDRAKLFAKAWGGYTSRYSTRERFNAARVSLNNANIDLQEFFTGGLDTRLALNWDAWEENHLLAAGFTAVYTNSPRLQKRSALGRLGTFQGQTRYRFDRETYYGALFAENRFQIGRLAIIPAARLELINNRIHEEVNFDKTTAPLINIDDLDIVSLFGLGLEYELSSEHTFYANVSQGYKPPGFDNLAPTGNALAATELEAGKSLSFEIGARGTPWSWLRYDASLFWINYENQFGSFTVAPGISQFRNSGDAYYRGWEGALELDLSALVDQLSKKGDFSDRLGSLILSANGQLLDAKFHSGPLDGKRPDYAPDYLVKIGPIYNYKDKLKLSFTGQIIGGQFWQDSNLPANGVSTIPAFAVFDFTGEMKIYRDTATLIFGVNNVFDRKYYSRVRSDGIEPADGRTYYAGLRLTF; encoded by the coding sequence AACCTCGTTCACGCCCAATCCCACGGCTCAAATGTTCAACCTTTGCCGGCTATCACAGTTGTCGGGAAACGAGAAACGAACGCTCTATCCTTACCTCTCCCAGCAGATGAGAACGGCAAGATATATCAGGGTAAAAAAACCACACTTAGTCGCATTGATAAACTTCCGCGCATTGCGGCGAGCCAACAGCGACAAGTCTTTTCCCAGACTCCAGGCTTAGTCGTCTCAGAAGTCATGAATCGAGGCATCGTCAACCTCACCTACAGAGGCATCGGAGACCCACACGAAGCGCAAGATATGCTACTCTTTCAAGACGGCATCCCAATTCAGCACAGTCTCCACGGCTATGCCACGATGTATTACACTACACCATCCCAGCTTATCAAAGGAGTGGAGTTCATTCGCGGCGGCTCATCGTTGCTTTACGGTCCGCAGCCTGGTCCTACAGTGAATTACATTTTAGACACGCCATCCTTAAAATCTGCCGCGGCCGACCATGGAAGCGATCCCAAGCAGATTGTCTCTCGATCTCCTCTTACAAAGTCTGACCGGGGATATATCACTGAATTCATTTTCGGCTCCTATGATCAGATTTCTAGCTTCAATAAAGTAACTTTCAGCGGTGAGAAGTCCGCCGGATTTGGAAGTTTCCTTTATGAAAAATCAGATGGCTCACGTTCAAACGGTGACTATGAAATTCATGGTGGCACCGCAAAACTTCAGTGGAGGCCATACGAGGACAGTTTGTTGACTTTCGGTCTCGACATTTACGAGGCTGAAGTCGGTGAGCCAGGCCGTCTCACCCTCGCTGAATACAACGCCAACCGAAAACTCACCCGCACTCGCTTTGATCGGCTTAAGTGGAATCGCTTCGTTGGCGCAATACAACTGGAACAGACGTTATCCGACCGCGCAAAGCTTTTTGCAAAGGCTTGGGGGGGCTATACCTCTCGCTACAGCACACGAGAGCGTTTCAATGCTGCGCGCGTTTCCCTCAACAATGCCAACATCGATTTGCAAGAGTTTTTCACCGGAGGTCTCGACACCCGACTCGCGTTGAATTGGGATGCTTGGGAAGAAAATCATCTTTTAGCGGCTGGATTCACCGCTGTTTATACTAACAGCCCTCGTCTTCAAAAACGATCAGCTCTTGGAAGGCTGGGAACGTTTCAAGGCCAGACTCGATACCGTTTTGATCGGGAGACCTATTACGGCGCATTATTTGCCGAAAATCGTTTTCAAATCGGCCGGCTCGCCATCATTCCCGCAGCGCGTCTCGAGCTGATCAACAACCGAATCCATGAAGAGGTCAATTTTGACAAAACCACAGCTCCACTCATCAACATTGATGATCTTGATATCGTCAGCCTCTTCGGACTGGGGCTCGAATACGAACTTTCCTCAGAACACACGTTCTATGCTAATGTCTCTCAAGGCTACAAGCCACCAGGCTTTGACAATCTTGCTCCTACAGGCAACGCTCTTGCAGCTACTGAACTCGAAGCAGGCAAGAGCCTTTCATTCGAAATCGGAGCCCGCGGCACGCCATGGTCTTGGCTTCGATATGACGCCAGCCTCTTTTGGATAAACTATGAAAACCAATTCGGAAGCTTTACCGTTGCGCCTGGAATCAGTCAGTTTCGCAACAGCGGCGATGCCTACTACCGCGGCTGGGAAGGCGCTCTCGAGCTAGATCTCTCAGCACTTGTTGATCAACTATCCAAAAAGGGCGACTTCTCCGACCGCTTAGGAAGCCTTATTTTATCAGCCAATGGCCAGCTTCTCGATGCAAAATTTCACTCTGGCCCGCTCGACGGCAAACGACCTGATTATGCGCCAGATTACCTAGTCAAGATCGGCCCTATTTATAACTACAAAGATAAGCTCAAACTTTCGTTCACGGGTCAGATTATCGGAGGTCAATTTTGGCAAGACTCGAATCTCCCGGCTAATGGTGTGAGCACCATTCCTGCCTTTGCCGTATTCGACTTCACAGGAGAGATGAAAATCTATCGTGATACGGCTACGCTGATTTTTGGCGTCAATAACGTTTTCGATCGGAAATACTATTCTCGCGTGCGATCCGACGGCATAGAGCCGGCAGATGGCCGCACTTACTATGCGGGCTTACGTTTAACTTTTTAA